The Pyrenophora tritici-repentis strain M4 chromosome 9, whole genome shotgun sequence sequence CGGTTTCGTTTAGAGGCATTTGGTTGTGTATCCTGGATCCAGGTAAAAGCTAGGCATGGTAGCCATCGTTGAGCCACAGCCTCGGGCTGAAGGAAGCCGGCACGTGCCGGGTGCGGGCTTTGACAGATGCGACATGGACGTTGACAGGTGTGAAGGAGTCAAGGCGTCGCTGACCAATGACAGCCGCGGTAATGATGATCCGCTCCTAGCCTCTAGCCTCGGCTGCAACTTTTTGGACTTCGTCATATCGAGCCCTAACCAAGAATGGGGAATAATGAAGCCATCTCTTTGGCATATGAGACACGATTGAGCACTGCTGGAGTCATCGAGCAGTGTGTGGTCTGTCGCACTCATAACTAGACGATCGTCGGGAAAATTGTAGTCTCCCGGCTTTGCATTTCGCACGCTTCTTTGCCTCTCCACAAGCATGGCCTCCAGAACAGTGTCCGCGTCGGTAACACGACGGTTGCTCCCAACGCTACGATCCACCGGCATATCGGCAAGGTCATTTTCATGCGCTGCATTGAGAAGTTCACGATTGTCCGCGCTCGGTCACCCCACAGTCCGAATTGCCGACCAAAGACAAAGACGACCTCTTTCCACCACACCACGCACACGCCTCGCCGCCGTAGACGACACATTCGATCCCAAGTCAATAGAGCGTGAATCTGATGAGGTTGACGTGCTTATTGTGGGTGGAGGTCCAGCCGGTCTCTCTGCCGCCATCAAGCTGAAACAGATTGCGACGGCCGCGGGCAACGAGGACTTTAGGGTATTGGTATTGGAGAAGGCGGGCGAATTGGGCGACCATATCGTGTCGGGAAATGTCATTGAGCCTTCTGCGCTCGATGAGCTGTTGCCCGACTGGAGATCAGAGGACAACCTCAACCGCTTTGCCGATATTACGCCTGCAAAGGAAGACCACATGTTCTTCATGACGAAGAACAAGGCCATTCCTCTGCCCAAGCCGCCCCAGATGAACAACCACGGAAACTACATCATAAGCTTGAACCAAATGGTCAAGTGGCTCGGTGAGCGCGCCGAAGAGGCAGGCGTCGAGGTTTATCCTGGATTTGCTGCGTCGGAGGTCCTATACAACGCGGACGGAGCTGTAAAAGGTGTAGCCACCAATGATCTCGGCATATCACGCGAGGGCAAGGCAAAGGAATCATTCGAGCGAGGCATGGAGTTCTACGCGCGCGTCACATTGCTGGGTGAGGGCTGTCACGGTAGTTTGTCCAAGCAAATCATCAAAAAGTACGACCTGAGGCGGGATAGCCAGCACCAAACATACGGTCTTGGCATCAAGGAAGTCTGGGAGGTGCAGCCGGAGAAGTTCAAGTCTGGACTTGTCGTTCACTCAATGGGATACCCCCTACCCAAGGACACTTATGGCGGCGGTTGGATGTACCACTTTGGCGACAACTTGGTTAGTATTGGTTTAGTAGTAGGGCTCGACTACCCGAACCCGTGGTTAGCACCGTATGGCGAATTCCAGAAGATGAAACACCACCCATACTACAAGGATGTCTTGGAAGGTGGCAAGTGCATCTCGTATGGTGCGAGGACACTGATTGAGGGCGGCTTCCAGTCTATCCCGAAATTAGCCTTCCCTGGCGGCGCTCTACTCGGTGATGCTGCAGGACTACTTAACCTTCCGAAGATCAAGGGCACACACAACGCTATGAGATCCGGCATGTTGGCAGCCGAAGCGACCTGGGATGCCCTACAAGCCAACACCGACGGCGGCGATGTATTCCTGTTTGACTATGAGGACAAGATGCGCAAATCATCCATCTGGTCAGAACTGAAGACTGTGCGAAACATGCGCCCGTCTTTCCACACTCCGCTCGGCATCTACGGAGGCATCATGTACTCTGGGCTGGAAGCGTACGTCCTCCGAGGCAAAGCGCCTTGGACGCTGAAGCATGGCAAACCTGACCATGCAGCGA is a genomic window containing:
- a CDS encoding electron transfer flavoprotein-ubiquinone oxidoreductase, whose amino-acid sequence is MASRTVSASVTRRLLPTLRSTGISARSFSCAALRSSRLSALGHPTVRIADQRQRRPLSTTPRTRLAAVDDTFDPKSIERESDEVDVLIVGGGPAGLSAAIKLKQIATAAGNEDFRVLVLEKAGELGDHIVSGNVIEPSALDELLPDWRSEDNLNRFADITPAKEDHMFFMTKNKAIPLPKPPQMNNHGNYIISLNQMVKWLGERAEEAGVEVYPGFAASEVLYNADGAVKGVATNDLGISREGKAKESFERGMEFYARVTLLGEGCHGSLSKQIIKKYDLRRDSQHQTYGLGIKEVWEVQPEKFKSGLVVHSMGYPLPKDTYGGGWMYHFGDNLVSIGLVVGLDYPNPWLAPYGEFQKMKHHPYYKDVLEGGKCISYGARTLIEGGFQSIPKLAFPGGALLGDAAGLLNLPKIKGTHNAMRSGMLAAEATWDALQANTDGGDVFLFDYEDKMRKSSIWSELKTVRNMRPSFHTPLGIYGGIMYSGLEAYVLRGKAPWTLKHGKPDHAATKTADECPKIEYPKPDGKISFDILTSVSRSGTNHEEDQPCHLQVKDYDAHAQQEWPKYKGVENRFCPAGVYEYVEDESKELGVRFQINAQNCVHCKTCDIKVPDQDINWQTPQGGEGPKYVLT